The following coding sequences are from one Streptomyces sp. NBC_01294 window:
- a CDS encoding AMP-binding protein — protein MTDTASDTASDTAPDTAPDTATATELSRSRTLWELVDRRAALTPDTTVLIEAAEDPAQDRRLTFGELRDRSERVAAGLYGMGVRPGTVVAWQLPTRIETVLLSVALARIGAVQSPVIPFYRDREVGFALRESKAGFFAVPGVWRGHDHPAMARRLGARGVFDAYASLPDGDPAVLPAPPASGTDVRWIYWTSGTTSDPKGVLHTDRSLIAGGSCLAHALRLGPADVGSMAFPYAHIGGPDYLVMLLLYGFPAVLFEKFAMPDALDGYRRHGVTVAGGSTAFYSLFLTEQRKAPDVPLIPTLRLLAGGGAPKPPEIYHAVVREMGCQLTHGYGMTEVPMITMGAPDDTAANLATTEGRPPAGMSIRITTPDGTPLPPNTDGEVRLRGEAVCQGYLNRDRTAEVFDADGYLITGDLGHLTQDGYLVLTGRSKDVIIRKGENISAKEIEDLLHRLPGIADVAVIGLPDPARGERVCAVVEQPAGAAPLTLPQLTAYLRAEGLATHKLPEQLELVESLPRNEALRKILKYKLREWYA, from the coding sequence ATGACGGACACCGCGTCGGACACCGCGTCGGACACCGCGCCGGACACCGCGCCGGACACCGCGACCGCGACGGAGCTGAGCCGCTCGCGCACCCTGTGGGAACTGGTCGACCGCCGGGCCGCCCTCACCCCCGACACCACGGTCCTGATCGAGGCTGCCGAGGACCCGGCGCAGGACCGCCGGCTCACCTTCGGGGAGCTGCGCGACCGCTCCGAACGCGTCGCCGCCGGCCTGTACGGCATGGGCGTGCGTCCCGGTACGGTCGTCGCCTGGCAGCTCCCCACCCGCATCGAGACCGTGCTGCTCTCCGTCGCGCTCGCACGGATCGGCGCCGTCCAGAGCCCCGTCATCCCCTTCTACCGGGACCGCGAGGTCGGCTTCGCGCTGCGCGAGTCCAAGGCCGGGTTCTTCGCCGTCCCCGGGGTCTGGCGCGGCCACGACCACCCGGCGATGGCCCGGCGGCTCGGCGCGCGCGGCGTCTTCGACGCCTACGCCTCCCTCCCGGACGGCGACCCCGCCGTCCTCCCCGCGCCGCCCGCGTCCGGCACGGACGTCCGGTGGATCTACTGGACCTCCGGCACCACCTCCGACCCCAAGGGCGTCCTGCACACCGACCGCTCCCTGATCGCGGGCGGCTCCTGCCTCGCCCACGCCCTGCGCCTGGGTCCGGCCGACGTCGGCTCGATGGCCTTCCCGTACGCGCACATAGGCGGCCCGGACTACCTGGTGATGCTGCTCCTGTACGGGTTCCCCGCGGTGCTCTTCGAGAAGTTCGCGATGCCCGACGCGCTCGACGGCTACCGCCGCCACGGCGTCACCGTGGCCGGCGGCTCGACCGCCTTCTACTCCCTGTTCCTGACCGAGCAGCGCAAGGCCCCCGACGTCCCGCTGATCCCCACCCTCCGCCTCCTGGCGGGCGGCGGCGCCCCGAAACCGCCGGAGATCTACCACGCCGTCGTCCGCGAGATGGGCTGCCAGCTGACCCACGGCTACGGCATGACCGAGGTCCCGATGATCACCATGGGCGCCCCGGACGACACGGCGGCGAACCTCGCCACCACCGAAGGCCGCCCCCCGGCGGGCATGTCCATCCGCATCACCACCCCGGACGGCACCCCGCTCCCCCCGAACACGGACGGGGAGGTCCGGCTCCGGGGCGAGGCCGTCTGCCAGGGGTACCTGAACCGGGACCGGACGGCGGAGGTCTTCGACGCCGACGGCTACCTGATCACGGGCGACCTCGGCCACCTGACCCAGGACGGCTACCTCGTCCTCACCGGCCGCAGCAAGGACGTGATCATCCGCAAGGGCGAGAACATCTCGGCGAAGGAGATCGAGGACCTGCTCCACCGCCTGCCGGGCATCGCGGACGTCGCGGTCATCGGCCTCCCGGACCCGGCCCGCGGCGAACGCGTCTGCGCCGTGGTCGAACAGCCCGCGGGAGCCGCGCCCTTGACCCTCCCCCAACTGACGGCGTACCTCCGCGCGGAGGGCCTGGCCACCCACAAGCTCCCGGAACAACTGGAGCTCGTGGAATCCCTCCCCCGGAACGAGGCCTTGCGCAAGATTCTGAAGTACAAGTTGCGGGAGTGGTATGCGTGA